The Euphorbia lathyris chromosome 8, ddEupLath1.1, whole genome shotgun sequence genome has a window encoding:
- the LOC136203964 gene encoding IQ domain-containing protein IQM1 yields MLERSLSFKNWDENPSSDSSLKLIKGQEPLHIRKPTNIIIPQSFVFFSPKPITELDAAATKLQKVYKSYRTRRNLADCAVVVEELWWKALDFAALKRSSVSFFNIQRHETAASKWARATTRAAKVGKGLSKDEKAQKLALQHWLEAIDPRHRYGHNLHFYYDIWCESKSTQPFFYWLDVGEGKEINLEKCRRNVLNRQIIDYLGPKEREAYEVIVENGKLVYREAGSVVNTSEGSKWIFVLSTTRSLYIGQKKKGAFQHSSFLSGGATVAAGRLVAHQGILQAIWPYSGHYLPTEDNFKEFISFLQDHNVDLQNVKRYSVEDENEKTIGSGSEEELKETKLEFEMSKRISCKWSSGIGARIGCVRDYPQELQNLALEQLNLSPRPLNSSNYQHHNRLPIYSPRPTPKIRVSPRLSYMGLPTPTTSTPTPILSKLPC; encoded by the exons atGCTTGAGAGATCGCTGAGCTTTAAGAACTGGGATGAAAATCCCTCTTCTGATTCATCTCTCAAGTTAATCAAAGGTCAAGAGCCACTCCATATTAGAAAACCAACTAATATAATAATTCCTCAATCATTTGTCTTCTTTTCTCCTAAACCAATTACCGAGCTTGATGCTGCTGCAACTAAGCTTCAGAAAGTTTACAAGAGCTATAGGACTAGAAGGAATCTCGCTGATTGTGCTGTTGTTGTTGAAGAGCTCTG GTGGAAAGCTTTGGACTTTGCGGCTTTAAAGAGGAGTTCAGTATCATTCTTCAACATTCAAAGACATGAAACTGCTGCATCTAAGTGGGCAAGGGCTACTACAAGAGCTGCCAAG GTTGGAAAGGGTTTATCCAAGGATGAAAAAGCTCAAAAATTAGCTCTGCAGCACTGGCTTGAAGCT ATTGATCCACGGCATCGATATGGACACAATTTGCACTTTTACTATGATATTTGGTGTGAAAGCAAAAGCACCCAACCTTTCTTTTACTG GTTGGATGTCGGTGAAGGTAAAGAAATAAACTTGGAGAAATGTCGAAGAAATGTTCTGAACCGCCAAATCATCGACTATCTTGGACCA AAAGAGAGGGAAGCATATGAAGTGATAGTGGAAAATGGGAAGCTAGTATATAGGGAAGCAGGAAGTGTTGTAAATACTAGCGAGGGGAGTAAATGGATATTTGTGCTGAGCACAACAAGATCACTGTATATTGGGCAGAAAAAGAAAGGTGCTTTTCAGCACTCTAGTTTTCTATCTGGGGGTGCTACTGTTGCTGCTGGAAGATTAGTTGCTCATCAAGGCATTCTTCAGGCAATATGGCCATACAGTGGCCATTATCTCCCAACTGAAGATAATTTCAAAGAGTTCATCAGTTTCCTTCAAGACCACAACGTCGATCTGCAAAACGTTAAG AGATATAGCGTAGAAGATGAGAATGAAAAGACGATAGGGAGCGGGAGTGAGGAGGAATTGAAGGAGACAAAATTGGAATTTGAGATGAGCAAGAGAATATCATGTAAGTGGAGTAGTGGGATAGGTGCTAGAATTGGGTGTGTGAGGGATTACCCACAAGAGCTGCAAAATCTAGCACTTGAACAGCTCAATTTGTCACCAAGGCCACTTAATAGTTCTAATTACCAACACCATAACAGACTTCCAATCTATTCACCTCGTCCAACCCCAAAAATCAGAGTCTCACCTAGACTTTCATATATGGGACTCCCTACCCCAACAACATCCACTCCTACTCCTATTCTATCCAAACTTCCTTGTTAA